A part of Biomphalaria glabrata chromosome 3, xgBioGlab47.1, whole genome shotgun sequence genomic DNA contains:
- the LOC106054221 gene encoding circumsporozoite protein-like — translation MGSIPDISPDISPDISPDISPNISPDISPDISPNISPDISPDISPDISPDISPDISPNISPDISPDISPDISPDISPDISPDISPDISPDISPDISPDISPDISPDISPDISPDISPDISPDISPDISPDISPDISPDISPELTTVQINIKILYKNNLNLIAMFWV, via the coding sequence ATGGGTTCGATTCCAGACATCAGCCCAGACATTAGCCCAGACATTAGCCCAGACATTAGCCCAAACATTAGCCCAGACATTAGCCCAGACATTAGCCCAAACATCAGCCCAGACATCAGCCCAGACATCAGCCCAGACATTAGCCCAGACATTAGCCCAGACATTAGCCCAAACATTAGCCCAGACATCAGCCCAGACATTAGCCCAGACATTAGCCCAGACATTAGCCCAGACATTAGCCCAGACATCAGCCCAGACATTAGCCCAGACATCAGCCCAGACATTAGCCCAGACATTAGCCCAGACATTAGCCCAGACATTAGCCCAGACATCAGCCCAGACATTAGCCCAGACATCAGCCCAGACATTAGCCCAGACATTAGCCCAGACATTAGCCCAGACATTAGCCCAGACATTAGTCCAGAATTAACGACCGTACAAATTAATATAAagatactttataaaaataatttgaatttgaTTGCAATGTTTTGGGTTTAA